A window from Pseudanabaena sp. BC1403 encodes these proteins:
- a CDS encoding PAP/fibrillin family protein, producing the protein MTSNTRKANLINAIAPVNRGLQMSENQRKMIFSAVAYLEELNPTPAPTQTPELLDGNWLLLFTTSQELLGIDRFPLYKLGNIFQCLRVAEGKIFNVAEIKGMPLLSGIVSVCANFTVVSEKRVKVNFERLVAGSQSLIGYRDVNSFIDTLRSPKKLLAIDFQIKREDQKGWLETTYLDHDLRIGRGNEGNLFVLKKI; encoded by the coding sequence ATGACTAGTAATACTCGCAAAGCAAATCTAATTAATGCGATCGCACCTGTGAATCGCGGCTTACAAATGTCCGAGAATCAACGTAAAATGATTTTTTCGGCGGTTGCTTATCTTGAAGAATTAAATCCCACACCTGCACCAACTCAAACACCTGAGTTATTAGATGGAAATTGGTTATTGCTATTTACTACGAGCCAAGAGCTTTTAGGAATTGATCGCTTTCCACTGTATAAACTAGGCAATATCTTTCAATGTTTGCGCGTGGCGGAAGGCAAGATTTTTAATGTGGCTGAGATTAAAGGAATGCCATTATTAAGCGGAATAGTGAGTGTTTGTGCAAATTTTACGGTAGTTTCTGAGAAACGAGTCAAAGTGAATTTTGAGCGTTTAGTAGCGGGATCGCAAAGTCTAATTGGCTATCGAGATGTAAATAGTTTTATCGATACTTTGCGATCGCCTAAGAAATTATTAGCGATCGATTTCCAAATTAAGAGAGAAGATCAAAAAGGATGGCTAGAGACAACCTATCTCGATCATGATTTACGAATCGGTAGAGGCAATGAAGGAAATCTATTTGTTTTGAAAAAGATTTAA
- a CDS encoding DUF11 domain-containing protein yields the protein MKPINMISLGTIALISSISFSAVMPSLASLQNSDPAIAQTAKQEAPVQLKLAAERQSIVAVASGRVDWKPLPDNASLRPGETIRYVVTASNISDRQIKKLVVNQPIPQGSVYVLGSATLPKVEGAKLDYSIDGGKTYSEKPTIRVKLENGEIVTRPAPDSMYTNVRWRFGDNFSAKTVAYATYQVRIR from the coding sequence ATGAAACCTATAAATATGATCAGCTTGGGCACGATCGCCCTTATTTCTTCTATCTCTTTTTCTGCTGTAATGCCTAGCTTAGCTAGCTTGCAAAATAGCGATCCTGCGATCGCTCAAACTGCAAAGCAAGAAGCTCCAGTGCAACTAAAACTTGCTGCTGAAAGACAATCAATTGTGGCAGTTGCCTCTGGGAGAGTTGATTGGAAACCTCTACCAGACAATGCTTCACTCCGTCCAGGCGAAACCATTCGCTATGTTGTGACTGCTAGCAATATTAGCGATCGGCAAATCAAAAAATTAGTTGTCAACCAACCAATCCCCCAAGGTTCAGTTTACGTCTTAGGTTCGGCAACTCTGCCAAAAGTAGAAGGGGCGAAATTAGACTACAGCATTGATGGCGGCAAAACCTACAGCGAAAAGCCCACCATTCGGGTCAAGCTTGAAAACGGTGAAATTGTTACTCGTCCTGCTCCTGACAGCATGTACACCAATGTCCGATGGAGATTTGGTGATAATTTCTCAGCAAAAACAGTTGCTTATGCAACCTATCAAGTTCGCATTCGCTAA
- a CDS encoding DUF11 domain-containing protein: protein MKNLSCVIKQNFLRNSLNLAAIFLFGAIAQVCESSLAQTTTQINNTATFSYSYTDPDTLVTSTYAGVSSQLQASAVAPVVTEPLIDPFGQLTSCSGDLLPDYTGFSVGLYELLNSTGDIGLPVSLTATVPPKTKQSVGISPNFYNANPFFLVNGDQGKFNFLLDVSRGQVDVGREYILAVKPPANSTLAERRVRITITSRNGNVAGYTATSLDGEPISGTNAATSVNGVINISNAETVGLSLAVAVNNLSVAACESQAIQLLKTSDRAAAEPGDIVVYRLSAKNLTSTEITNPELRDELPLGFQYVDGSVRAEVRGNAVAVTVERNGRNLIFRPSAALPVAADNIPLNIVYAAQLTNDAIRGSGINRATISGIRNDNKRQVRTGPVSYLMRIRPGILSDCGTLIGRVFVDKNFDGEQQPGEPGVPNAVIYMDDGNRIVTDPNGLYSLSSVLSGSRTLALDLTSVPGYTLAPNLYFIERNSQSRLVRLAPGGLGRVNFAVTPAARGISDANQGGTK, encoded by the coding sequence ATGAAGAATCTAAGTTGTGTAATAAAACAAAATTTTCTGCGGAACAGTTTAAACCTTGCTGCGATTTTTCTGTTTGGTGCGATCGCGCAAGTTTGCGAATCTAGCTTGGCACAAACAACTACCCAAATCAATAACACTGCTACTTTTAGTTATAGTTACACCGATCCAGATACATTAGTAACTTCTACATATGCTGGTGTTTCTTCTCAGCTTCAAGCATCGGCAGTAGCACCAGTAGTAACAGAGCCCTTAATTGATCCATTTGGGCAGTTGACCTCCTGTAGTGGCGATCTATTGCCAGATTACACAGGCTTTAGTGTGGGCTTGTATGAATTATTAAACTCAACTGGTGATATTGGTTTACCCGTTTCGCTAACAGCGACAGTTCCACCTAAAACAAAACAATCTGTTGGAATATCACCCAATTTCTATAACGCTAATCCTTTCTTCTTGGTCAATGGCGATCAGGGCAAATTCAACTTTTTGCTGGATGTCAGTCGTGGACAGGTTGATGTAGGCAGAGAATATATTCTGGCTGTAAAACCACCAGCGAACTCGACACTGGCAGAACGGCGGGTCAGAATTACAATCACGTCACGCAATGGCAATGTTGCTGGCTATACAGCGACTTCCTTAGATGGGGAACCCATCTCAGGTACTAATGCAGCTACTTCTGTAAATGGAGTTATCAATATCTCTAATGCTGAAACTGTTGGTTTGAGTCTAGCCGTTGCAGTTAACAATCTCAGTGTCGCCGCATGTGAATCCCAAGCAATTCAACTTTTAAAAACAAGCGATCGCGCAGCAGCAGAGCCAGGCGATATTGTCGTTTATCGTTTATCAGCGAAAAATCTTACATCTACGGAAATTACTAATCCCGAACTTCGTGATGAATTACCACTAGGTTTCCAATATGTTGATGGTTCCGTTCGTGCTGAGGTTAGAGGAAATGCAGTAGCTGTGACTGTAGAACGGAATGGCAGAAACTTGATTTTCCGTCCCAGTGCTGCACTTCCTGTTGCTGCTGATAATATTCCCCTTAATATTGTCTATGCTGCACAACTTACCAATGATGCGATTCGCGGAAGTGGCATTAACCGAGCCACTATATCAGGTATTCGTAATGATAATAAACGACAAGTTCGTACTGGTCCCGTATCTTATTTGATGCGGATTCGCCCAGGTATCTTGTCAGATTGCGGAACCTTAATAGGACGTGTGTTTGTTGATAAAAACTTTGATGGCGAACAACAACCAGGTGAGCCAGGTGTACCAAATGCTGTGATTTATATGGATGATGGTAATCGAATTGTCACTGATCCAAATGGACTCTATTCTCTCAGTAGCGTTCTATCTGGCAGCCGCACTTTAGCGCTTGACTTAACTTCTGTACCGGGATATACCCTTGCACCAAATTTATACTTTATTGAGCGCAATAGTCAATCGCGTTTGGTGCGTCTTGCTCCTGGAGGATTAGGGCGAGTCAACTTTGCTGTGACTCCTGCGGCTCGTGGTATCAGTGACGCAAATCAGGGAGGTACAAAGTAA
- a CDS encoding OmpA family protein: MRNTSAPLMKLGILVFPQVLLLLMSATVKAELVTDVKPNPEIKRQDSLTNQVETASTQPSQSLDQSSNTEKVSSPVKTPASVTDIPKTANTVNTSDSSSPRIVILSPTVGTVLDAPAATVVIQMPSNTKIELLVNGKVVDSNSIGRSELDETNKTITQTWYGVSLQAGNNQITARAIGSDTASSSINLKVRGAPTKLVVSTLESKVPADGRSYVTVDGQLVDEDGNRSNWEALVTLEASEGEFIGTDASSEQPGFQVQAKQGKFSAQLKAGLKTGTVTIRARNAQMEAFTQVQFETDLRPSLVTGVIDLRVGARGTDFYRSLRDFLPADLNNSTQVDLYGAVFGTGRVGEWLFTGAYNNSRTLNQDCAGNSSLAGTEKYCDQQYPVYGDSSTVTRTTPSYDSLYLRFERNSPVQGASTDYFMWGNYSTEEFASRSQQFSAISRQLQGFKGNFNLGDLQITGFYSNVGKGFQRDTITPNGTSGTYFLSKRLLINGSENVTIELIDFFSAGTVVSRQELVRGKDYDINYDNGSILFRQPLLQTQLGDVGQLLRRQIVVTYQNEQVGGDSNIYGGQLRYHLNRSQSQPSWIGANYFKESLGIRNFVLYGANALISFGEKTQLIAEYARSQNDSEVLGYVSGSAMRFELNSEIASGILGKLYYSKAETGFANNATISFVPGQTRYGGDLSAKISPTTSLQFRYDQEDNVGIAPRPLTSLNDLLNVRQEAIPGSAVNNSLRTISLGVQQNIGAALLNLDVLYRDRQDRQLPNVLSSNSTQLRSRLSVPIADNLRVTAQNEVSLSASSDAVIPDRSVLALDWTIVQGLTARLGQQWFHSGALAGQAITSADLLGEYKLGTDTTFTGRYSVIGGANNAASTQGALGINQRWQVLPGLRMSFGYEHVFGSFTTATTTGTSFLQPFAVGQASSALTIQNGHSYNVGVEYTDNPDFKASARFEHRSDNTNSNTVFSAAALGKLSPALTMLFNYQQSSAANQLISGLGTISNLKVGLAYRDPEDDKFNVLLRYEYRQNPSIVPDSLLLGSGSGYNDHTLALEAIYAPNWQWEFYGKLALRNSTTTIARDFTGVSNTNLSQFRVTYRLGYNVELVGETRLLNQPTAGYSELGLVGEVGYFLTPNLRLAAGYSSGSVNVDRDFSGSRSTGGLYAGITVKLNELFDGFGLQKTPPRQQQDPVEPVAPIAQTPQPTQKQASIIPASPQIISLNVARSLTFKEGSQGSSTELASSDIAVLENLAAVLKEYNNLSIDIQGYIGSLADMNSGDNLAANRMMAARKYLLDRGVTSTQMTLRSLGSIASANSSNQASVVANAAPVSFAISGKADVFNAIATRLQTISSNSPATEFLQSILPNAAPILQANATPVNNLNNTSANISTGVNVGNDGKIADLSYATLDRMVERLNANPNAMFEIQTSSTLSASAGQDLETFKMLAVRSYLLDKGVSSDRILLSSNGANTNSANQSGNSQVYISLSQDDSNTNIAAVPPKASPTAQANTTTVPTPLASSTTSTSPLAVLLASDRRLSNWLESAIPDSQLDPQFKPAFDSAIQIPNLGSRPLLTQLPKVESLLLAIASPADPALSSDVRSLWSYAFESSPTQLLSMLIGNELTASNPPSNSEDIVNAPANNSANRRLATAFNFLLSNNGDTVTAFMRAIGVSTTEKSGFAINPDQLSNLKN; encoded by the coding sequence ATGAGAAACACTTCTGCACCTCTGATGAAGCTAGGGATTTTGGTGTTCCCTCAAGTCTTGCTTTTGCTAATGTCGGCAACTGTGAAAGCAGAATTAGTTACAGATGTAAAACCCAATCCAGAAATTAAACGACAAGACTCATTAACTAATCAGGTTGAGACAGCTTCTACGCAGCCTAGTCAAAGCCTAGATCAATCCTCAAATACTGAAAAAGTTTCTAGTCCTGTAAAAACTCCTGCATCTGTTACAGATATTCCTAAAACTGCTAATACTGTTAATACTTCCGATAGCTCATCACCTCGCATCGTTATTCTTTCGCCAACGGTTGGCACTGTTTTAGATGCACCTGCGGCGACAGTGGTGATCCAAATGCCAAGCAATACCAAGATAGAGCTTTTGGTCAATGGGAAGGTTGTTGATTCTAATTCGATTGGGCGATCGGAACTAGATGAAACTAATAAAACCATTACTCAAACTTGGTACGGCGTATCTCTGCAAGCAGGTAATAATCAGATCACGGCAAGGGCGATCGGTTCAGATACTGCTTCTAGTTCTATTAATCTGAAAGTTAGAGGTGCTCCTACCAAATTAGTCGTTAGTACCTTGGAGTCGAAGGTTCCTGCTGATGGGCGCTCCTATGTGACAGTTGATGGACAGCTAGTTGATGAAGATGGCAATCGTTCCAACTGGGAAGCATTAGTTACTTTAGAAGCTAGTGAAGGTGAGTTTATCGGTACTGATGCCTCATCAGAGCAGCCAGGCTTCCAAGTCCAAGCTAAGCAAGGTAAGTTTTCGGCGCAGTTAAAGGCTGGACTAAAAACAGGAACGGTGACTATTCGAGCGCGCAATGCTCAAATGGAAGCTTTTACGCAAGTTCAGTTTGAAACTGATTTGCGTCCTTCCTTAGTGACTGGTGTCATCGATCTGCGCGTTGGTGCGAGAGGTACTGACTTCTATCGGAGCTTGCGCGATTTCTTACCTGCCGATCTCAATAATAGTACTCAAGTTGACCTATATGGTGCGGTATTTGGGACTGGGCGTGTGGGTGAATGGCTATTTACAGGTGCTTATAACAACAGCCGCACCCTCAATCAGGACTGCGCTGGCAACAGTAGCTTAGCTGGCACAGAAAAATATTGTGACCAGCAATATCCTGTCTATGGCGATAGCTCTACCGTAACGCGCACAACACCTTCCTATGACAGCTTGTATTTGCGCTTTGAGCGTAACTCGCCTGTGCAGGGTGCGAGTACTGATTACTTCATGTGGGGAAATTACAGTACAGAGGAGTTTGCGTCGCGATCGCAGCAGTTTAGTGCGATTTCACGACAATTGCAAGGATTTAAAGGGAACTTTAATTTAGGCGATCTGCAAATCACAGGCTTTTATAGCAACGTTGGCAAAGGATTCCAGCGCGACACGATCACCCCTAACGGCACAAGTGGAACTTATTTTCTGTCCAAACGCCTGTTGATTAATGGAAGTGAAAATGTAACTATCGAGTTAATTGATTTCTTTAGTGCGGGTACTGTGGTTTCTCGCCAAGAGCTAGTCCGTGGTAAAGACTACGATATCAACTATGACAATGGTTCCATTCTATTTCGGCAGCCATTATTGCAAACCCAATTGGGAGATGTTGGACAACTCTTGCGCCGTCAAATTGTCGTTACCTATCAAAACGAGCAGGTCGGTGGTGATAGTAACATCTATGGTGGACAACTGCGTTATCATCTCAACCGCAGTCAGAGCCAACCTAGTTGGATTGGCGCAAATTATTTCAAAGAAAGTCTCGGCATTCGTAATTTTGTTCTTTATGGAGCGAATGCGCTGATTTCCTTTGGCGAAAAAACGCAACTGATTGCTGAATATGCCCGATCGCAAAATGATTCGGAAGTTCTGGGCTATGTGAGTGGTTCGGCGATGCGCTTTGAGCTAAACAGTGAGATCGCTTCAGGTATTCTCGGTAAGCTCTATTACAGCAAAGCTGAAACGGGTTTTGCCAATAATGCCACGATTAGTTTTGTGCCAGGGCAGACCCGATATGGAGGGGATTTAAGTGCCAAGATTAGTCCTACAACTAGTCTGCAATTTCGCTATGACCAAGAAGACAATGTTGGTATTGCTCCACGTCCATTGACTAGCCTTAACGATCTGCTTAATGTGAGGCAAGAAGCAATCCCTGGATCGGCTGTAAATAACTCGCTTCGCACGATTAGTTTAGGTGTGCAGCAAAATATCGGTGCAGCACTGCTTAATCTGGATGTGTTATATCGCGATCGCCAAGATCGGCAGTTGCCTAATGTTTTATCTAGTAACTCTACCCAATTGCGATCGCGTCTCAGCGTGCCAATTGCCGATAATCTCCGAGTCACAGCCCAAAATGAAGTTAGCCTTTCAGCAAGTTCCGATGCTGTCATTCCTGATCGCAGCGTTTTAGCTCTAGATTGGACAATTGTTCAAGGATTGACCGCAAGATTGGGGCAGCAGTGGTTCCATTCAGGAGCCTTAGCGGGTCAGGCGATTACTAGTGCAGATTTGCTAGGAGAGTATAAACTCGGCACTGATACTACCTTTACGGGGCGTTATTCTGTGATCGGTGGTGCTAATAATGCCGCATCTACTCAGGGAGCATTGGGTATTAACCAGCGCTGGCAAGTACTACCAGGACTACGCATGAGTTTTGGCTATGAACATGTATTTGGTAGTTTTACCACCGCTACAACTACTGGAACATCATTTTTACAACCCTTTGCGGTTGGTCAAGCCTCTAGCGCTCTGACGATTCAAAATGGCCATAGTTATAACGTTGGTGTGGAATATACTGATAATCCAGACTTCAAGGCAAGTGCTAGATTTGAACATCGCAGTGATAATACCAACTCTAATACGGTGTTTTCGGCTGCGGCGCTAGGCAAACTTTCTCCTGCGTTGACGATGTTGTTTAACTACCAGCAATCTAGCGCCGCTAATCAATTAATCTCTGGATTGGGAACGATCTCCAATCTCAAAGTCGGGCTAGCCTATCGCGATCCTGAAGATGACAAGTTTAACGTTCTCTTACGTTATGAATACCGTCAAAACCCCAGTATTGTCCCTGATTCGCTCCTGCTCGGTAGTGGTAGTGGCTATAACGATCACACCCTTGCTCTAGAAGCAATTTATGCTCCTAACTGGCAATGGGAATTTTATGGCAAACTTGCCCTGCGAAATAGCACCACCACGATCGCACGCGATTTTACAGGCGTATCAAATACCAATTTGTCACAGTTTCGAGTTACCTATCGTCTTGGCTACAACGTCGAGCTAGTCGGCGAAACAAGATTACTAAATCAACCGACCGCAGGTTATAGCGAACTAGGACTAGTTGGCGAAGTTGGTTATTTCCTGACTCCAAATTTACGTTTAGCGGCAGGTTATAGTAGTGGTTCTGTTAATGTCGATCGCGATTTTAGTGGTTCTCGCTCTACGGGTGGGCTATATGCAGGAATCACAGTAAAGTTGAACGAATTGTTTGATGGCTTTGGCTTGCAAAAGACTCCTCCACGCCAGCAACAAGATCCAGTTGAGCCTGTAGCACCCATCGCCCAAACGCCACAACCCACGCAGAAACAAGCGTCAATTATTCCCGCTAGCCCTCAAATCATCAGCCTGAATGTGGCGCGATCGCTGACCTTTAAAGAGGGCAGTCAAGGCAGTAGTACCGAGTTAGCATCGTCAGATATCGCGGTTCTGGAAAACTTAGCCGCAGTCTTGAAGGAATACAATAATCTCTCCATTGATATTCAAGGATATATTGGCTCACTTGCGGATATGAACTCAGGAGATAATCTTGCGGCTAATCGGATGATGGCAGCCAGAAAGTACCTACTCGATCGCGGTGTGACAAGTACGCAGATGACCTTGCGCTCCTTAGGTAGCATTGCTAGCGCCAACAGTTCCAATCAAGCTAGTGTTGTTGCCAATGCGGCACCAGTCAGTTTTGCAATTAGTGGAAAAGCCGATGTCTTTAATGCGATCGCTACCCGTTTGCAAACGATATCATCCAACTCACCTGCGACAGAGTTCTTGCAGAGCATCTTGCCTAATGCCGCACCGATACTGCAAGCCAATGCGACACCAGTCAACAATCTCAATAATACTAGCGCTAACATCTCGACAGGGGTGAATGTTGGCAATGACGGTAAAATCGCTGACTTGAGCTATGCCACACTCGATCGCATGGTTGAACGACTAAATGCCAACCCTAATGCGATGTTTGAGATTCAAACCAGTTCTACTCTCAGTGCTTCCGCTGGTCAAGATCTCGAAACGTTTAAGATGCTTGCCGTCAGGAGTTATCTGTTAGACAAGGGTGTGAGTTCGGATCGCATTTTGTTAAGTTCTAATGGTGCAAATACGAATAGTGCGAATCAATCAGGAAATTCTCAAGTCTATATTTCGCTAAGTCAGGATGATAGCAACACCAATATTGCCGCAGTGCCTCCAAAAGCATCACCAACGGCTCAAGCAAATACCACCACTGTTCCGACACCATTGGCAAGCTCAACTACTTCCACTTCGCCTTTGGCAGTTCTGCTAGCATCCGATCGCCGTTTATCTAATTGGCTGGAAAGTGCAATTCCAGATTCTCAACTTGATCCTCAATTCAAGCCAGCATTTGACAGCGCGATTCAAATACCTAATCTGGGATCGAGACCATTGTTAACTCAATTACCTAAGGTAGAATCCTTGCTGCTAGCGATCGCTAGTCCTGCCGATCCTGCATTGTCATCTGATGTTCGCAGCCTCTGGAGTTATGCCTTTGAGTCATCACCAACTCAACTCTTGAGCATGTTGATTGGCAATGAGCTGACAGCAAGTAATCCGCCAAGTAATAGCGAAGATATCGTGAATGCTCCTGCTAATAACAGTGCTAATCGTCGCCTCGCTACTGCGTTTAACTTCTTGTTGAGCAATAATGGCGACACCGTAACGGCGTTCATGCGAGCAATAGGTGTTAGCACCACCGAAAAAAGCGGTTTTGCGATCAATCCCGATCAACTCTCAAATCTAAAGAATTAG
- a CDS encoding OmpA family protein: MRKVTNRKISIALIGSIGLIGICSADFSSENLAIANQINPRYQITVNSNQDGDIQADRELTLREAIAIANGSLTLERLSDAERAQVQPLLNQKGSQIGFNLPSDRTTIELRKALPDISSQNLIIDGTTQTGYDAQSSFAQELAIPQPIVAIAPADGVEIFRGLTIVADGVTIRGLSIYGFNAIESVPTTTPSADIFISHQAPPPDTTQQQQPAKFSPFYDSNRPPQAVILEANWLGITPTGKMPKQPSSFGVYLFNSTDTLIRRNRIAFHEGSGIVTSVKATGTQILENAITSNGFDGMPHGIYLEGEIANLRIKGNTLCANDGSGVYLFKPNGAIAIEDNRILFNDRSTNYAAIYLMGNDHRVTNNEIRNQRGSGVAIAAYPKSDRNLIRKNTFTALKGLSIDLIAQSHVNTRDFVTGDGINRPRDSHFRRVDTANGAINAPTFLATAFPMFSSSQVNIDGTADPDTEIDLYRVTGKTDPNLPYGSLSEYLTTVKTNANGKFAVSLNNLQVGDTISAIATDPQYGTSEPALNAQIVNPDLSVPTPANVQAAIPACTTPPQIVQIPPPPEVITLSVPRQIHFALDRDEISPISAKILDRIADVLKQYPTIMITLAGHTDPRASDTYNRELGFRRSRAVRNYLMRQGIASERMTVRSLGETQRSSQGNQITDYARDRRVEIEFTDVRDVEIRFESQQEDLQVE; encoded by the coding sequence ATGCGAAAAGTAACCAACAGAAAAATATCAATTGCATTAATCGGTTCTATAGGGTTGATAGGTATTTGCAGTGCAGATTTTAGTTCGGAAAATCTGGCGATCGCGAACCAGATTAATCCTCGTTACCAAATTACCGTCAATAGCAATCAAGATGGTGACATTCAAGCCGATCGCGAATTGACCTTGCGTGAAGCTATTGCGATCGCTAATGGTAGTCTCACGCTTGAACGGCTTAGTGATGCTGAACGCGCTCAGGTGCAGCCATTGCTTAATCAAAAAGGTTCACAGATTGGCTTTAATTTGCCTAGCGATCGCACCACGATCGAGTTACGCAAAGCTTTACCTGATATCAGCAGTCAAAACCTGATTATTGATGGCACGACCCAAACAGGGTATGACGCTCAAAGCTCATTTGCCCAAGAGCTAGCAATTCCACAGCCAATTGTGGCGATCGCGCCCGCCGATGGCGTGGAGATTTTTCGCGGCTTGACGATCGTTGCTGATGGCGTGACGATCAGAGGCTTAAGTATCTATGGTTTTAATGCGATCGAAAGCGTACCCACCACCACGCCATCCGCCGATATTTTCATTTCGCACCAAGCGCCGCCGCCTGACACCACACAGCAGCAGCAGCCCGCCAAATTTTCGCCCTTCTACGATAGCAATCGCCCACCTCAAGCGGTAATTCTCGAAGCTAACTGGCTCGGCATCACGCCCACAGGTAAAATGCCCAAACAGCCTTCTAGTTTTGGGGTTTATTTATTTAATAGTACCGACACGCTGATTCGACGCAATCGCATTGCCTTCCACGAAGGTAGTGGCATCGTCACATCGGTGAAGGCAACAGGAACGCAGATTCTCGAAAATGCGATTACCAGCAATGGTTTTGATGGAATGCCCCACGGGATTTATCTCGAAGGCGAAATTGCCAATCTGCGAATCAAAGGCAATACCCTCTGCGCTAATGATGGCAGTGGTGTATATCTATTCAAACCAAATGGCGCGATCGCGATCGAAGATAACCGTATTTTGTTTAACGATCGCAGTACCAACTATGCTGCCATTTACTTGATGGGCAACGATCATCGAGTTACTAATAACGAGATTCGCAATCAACGCGGTTCAGGTGTAGCGATCGCTGCTTATCCTAAAAGCGATCGCAATTTGATTCGCAAAAATACTTTTACGGCGCTGAAGGGCTTGAGCATTGATTTGATTGCTCAGAGTCATGTGAATACCCGCGATTTTGTCACGGGCGATGGAATCAATCGTCCACGCGATTCTCATTTTCGGCGGGTAGATACTGCTAATGGGGCAATCAACGCGCCAACGTTTTTAGCCACAGCTTTTCCGATGTTTAGTTCTAGCCAAGTGAATATCGATGGTACGGCAGACCCTGATACAGAAATAGATCTCTATCGCGTCACTGGCAAAACCGATCCAAACCTGCCCTATGGCTCTCTTAGTGAATATCTCACCACAGTCAAGACCAATGCTAATGGTAAATTTGCAGTTTCTTTAAATAATCTCCAAGTTGGCGATACGATTAGCGCGATTGCTACCGATCCCCAATATGGCACTTCCGAGCCAGCCCTGAATGCCCAAATCGTCAATCCCGATCTTTCAGTTCCCACTCCTGCCAATGTGCAAGCAGCTATTCCTGCCTGTACGACACCTCCCCAAATCGTGCAGATTCCGCCGCCTCCCGAAGTAATCACTTTATCCGTACCACGCCAAATTCACTTTGCGCTAGATCGCGACGAAATCAGTCCTATCAGCGCTAAAATTCTGGATCGGATCGCTGATGTATTAAAGCAATATCCCACAATTATGATTACCCTCGCAGGACATACTGACCCCAGAGCCAGTGATACCTATAACCGTGAACTCGGCTTTAGGCGATCGCG